ATGGCCTATAGCTCTCACTCTGGACCTTGGGGTACAGGGCCTTAGCCTACCCTCTCTTCAACCTCCAATAGGAATGGAGCCAAGCCCAGGATACTTCACTTGCTCCTTTTTATTTGGCACTGCATCCAGGATAGGGGCAGTGAGGGTCAAAGCAAGGGCTTCTGTAGCCTCATGTCCCCCATGCTCCCTAGACCCTGGTATGCACTGATCAAGGACAGGGGTCCTGGAAGGCTGTCTTCATGAGGCATGTCTCAGCCTTGGGTCTGTCACAGAGTCTGGCCTTGAACTTGCCTTTGGCCTTGATCTTTCTGTGGGTGCTAGGAAGATTTCCAACTTCGAAGGGTAGAGGCCACAAGGAACTTCCAGGACAGGGACCATGAAGGTGCTGGGGAGCAACAGCCTCGGTGTGaaaggggggaagagggaggaagagatgaTCAGGAAATCTGTTCAGGAAGGGGGTTCTGAGGAAAAAAGCCCTTCCCTTGGGGCTCCAGCTAGTCAGGGAGCTACCCTTGCCTGTGCCCTCCAGCCCTGACCCCAGTATTCAGCACTGCCCACCAGGGTGTGAGTCACGGCTCAAGGCCCACCTTTCTTGGTTTCAGGACGCTGGATGCCAACTTGAGCTCAGGGTTAGGTGGAAAGGAAATCAAAACCTTGGCAGTAGGTAGAGTCATCAAGGCCTTGCCTGTGGTTGACAGGGCCTTAGAGCCCACCAACTTGCTGCGCTGCAGTCTGAGGACCCGCCCCTGGGATCGGAGCACATGAGAAGGCAGCCCGGCCTTGGTGTGAAGGCTGGGGAAGTGGTAAGGGGCTGTGGGAGCAAGAGGGGCCGTGAGGGCCTGGGGAGGCCCCAAGGCTGATCAGCAGCCCCTCAAGGTGTGCGTGGAGGGTGgagagtgggggaagaggagggctgGGGTGTAAGATGGCAAATGGAGCCCTCCCAGTTCCTCCTCCAGAGGCCATGGGAAGAACACAGGGTTTAGAGCCCAACAGACCTGGGTctgcatcccagctctgccccttctGAGATGTGCAACCTCAGGCAGCTTCCTTAAACTTCCTGATACCTCggctggaaaatggggataatagcacctacctcgCTAGGTTGTAAGGACTAAAGGAGCTGGTTGGGTAGCGGCACAGCGTAAGTTGTTAAGTGCTGAACAACTATTAGCTCCTTTCCCCCAGAGGCAACTTTGCGTGGAGGCAAAGGCAGAATACCGCTGCAGGAAAAGCTTGGGCTCTGAAGAGAGATGGACCTGGGACTGAgtcctggaatctgtgaataagTACCACTACCTTGCAGGGTGACTATTTTGGAGGGAACGATACTCATTTGGtcacacatttttagaaaatactttgtaaGTGATGGCTTTTACTTGCTACTGGTGTCTTTTTGGTGGGGCTACGGCGGGGTTGCAAATCTAGGTGGCTAGGAGGGGCGTGGAGAGCAGGAAGAAATTGCCTTGGGACCTTGGGGTGTTTTGGGGGAATGGTCTTACCCAGGGCTTGGGGGTTCTTCAGACTCAATGGCAATCTGTTCAAGGGGTGGGGTTGCCTGTCCCCACTAGCAAAGGTCATGGTGAAAATGCAGCCCATCCTGGTGCTGGGGGGTTCCCACTTCCGGAGATTGGGGTAGACCAGGGCCGAGGCACATTTCGCCttgcctttcttcccctttccggGGGCCGAGGTGGTGGCAGTGGAGTCTGGCTTCTCAGTGTGCCCCAGGCTCCTGGCCCCAGCAACCTTCCTAGGAGCTGACCTGTGAGTAACAGTCCCCAAATCCTTGCCTTCCCCAGAGGCTCGCTGGGTCAGCAGGTGAGGGAGTGCTGGGCGGACCCCCATCCGCCGGTGACACATTGCCAGGGGCTTCTTGATGGTGGAGCCCTCTACTAGGAGTCGGACACCCACATACTGGGGTACCTCCACGGCAGGCTGTGGGAAAGAAGAGGAGATAAGGCCTGTTCAGACAGTGGTGCTGGAATCCTAGGCCCAGAAGGAATCAGGACAGAGATGGATGGAATTAATTTCTGGGTTGAGAAACAGGGAACCCATCTCTGTTCTCTAAAGGGTCTGGCTCGAGAAGCCTGAATCAGTACCTAGAAAGTCACAGAACCCCTGGGATTAGTAACCCTGTGGAGTCAGGAGTCTTAGTCATGCCTCTATTAGGACCCCCTACCCTTTGCCCTCCTAAGCTCTCCCAACCCCTGCTGGAATGTGTAGGGTTCTGCTCCATAAGCCACTGCTGATGGACAGCTTCCTGAGTTAAGCCAGATTCTCTGCAGACAGAATTTGAGTTATGTCACCCAGATAGCTAAGAGGCTTGGAGCCTGCCTACAGCCTTACATGAACCTATTATGGggaaggagaaactgagagcaTTAATGAAGGCATTCTATGGAGAGAATGAAGTAGCAAATTtgcagaaggaggcagaggaagagttcCAGAAGAGGAGCCTCTGTACAATGTTCAGTTCTGATTAAGCCAGCCATACATCCTGCAGCTGGGCTCCAGGACAGCCTCCCTGTGTCTTGCTAATGACCCCTTTTTAACCTTGAGCTAGTGTGAGGTGTTTTCTGTGTCAACAAAGGATCCTGATTAGAATCTATCAGAATCACTTGCAGcttgtaaaaaatacaaatatcagaGCTCCTGCAAAGCCCCATTAATCAAAACTGGGTATCAAAGTAAGTCAGTGAAAAGGATGACAGGAAAATGTGTCATGTGCACCTAAGTATCACTTTACAAAGTAACTGATCATTGCAAAGGGGAGGATGCAACATACAATGGAGAGATGTGGTAGCTACCACCTTAACCCCATGGCCAGACTTAGCATCACTAATCACGAGACACCAACAGTGTGTGCTTTGTGATACTATATGAGGTACCCAGCATCACATCTCAAgtgttcttgccaaaaatgtCTAACCTGAACCTTAGCAAGCTGTTTGGCCCAACTTCTAGTTTATAGGACACTGAGATAACAGAAGAACAAGCTAAATAGCATCACaaagaaacaatcagacaaatccagaatgtgggacAGTTCTACAAAACAACCAACCTGGTCCCTTCAAAAGATCCCAACAAACTATTGGGGGTGGGAGAAAACAGTGCTGCTGCTCTAGgttaaaagagattaaagaacaccaaaaagaacaaaagcctgtaataaatttaaccaaggaaatgaaaggccTGTACACTAAAAGCTAAGATACTGATGAAAAAacctgaagacacaaataaattgaaagacattctgtgctgatgaattggaagaattaacattattaaaatatccatactactcaaagcaatccacagacttaatgcaatctctgtcaaaatGCCAAAGGaatttttcacaaaaagaaaaaatcctaaaacttacacggaaccacaaaagactctgcataactaaaacaatgtttttttttttaagatttttatttttaagtaatctctacacccagtgtggggcttaaacttacaactccaagatcaggagtcacacactctaccaactgagccagccaggtgcccccaaaacaatcttgagaaagaagaacaaaagctggaagcatcacacttaTGGACtacaaactatattacaaagcaatagtaatcaaacagtatggtactggcatagaaaaagacacatagatcaattgaACAGAATACAGAGCTGCCCAGAAATAATCACACATAAATGGtgaattaatttatgacaaagaaggcataaaaatattcaatggggaaagggcagtctcttcgataaatggtgttgggaaaactggacagccacatgcaaaaggatgaacctggaccactaCCTTGTAACACACAAACaaaccaactcaaaatggattaaagtgaatttaagacctgaaactataaaactcctagaagaaaccataggcagtaagctccttgacatgggtcttggcaatgattttttggatttgacatcaaaagcaaaggcaacaaaagcaaaaataaacacgtgGGACTACATCtaactaaaaagcttctgaacagcaaaggaaactatcaacaaagggaaaaggcaacctacccaatgggagaaaatatttgcaaatcatatgtctgataaggggctagtatccaaaatatacaaagaactcatacaactcaatggcaAAGACAAATagtcttatttaaaaatgggcagaggatctgaacagacatttttcccaaagatgacaaagagatggccaacagatacgtGAAAAGGTGTTCCAAGTCATAATCagcagggaaatccaaatcaaaaccataatgggatatcacctcacacctgttagaatggctattatcaaaaagataagaaataagtattggtgaggatgtggagaaaagggaacacttgtatgctgttagtgggaatataaattggtgcagccactgtcaaaataaataaacttaaaaaaaatttttttataaataaaaattaaaaacaaaaacaaaaaaagctatgAAAGATTTTTGGGACAACTAGGACATCTGAAAAATGCAGATGTGTAGTCCCTAAGCCAGACGTTTCAGAAcagtctctgggggtggggcttccTGACTCCTGTACATTTGGAAAGCTTGCCAGGTGATTTTGGCCTGTGAACCAGCATTTGGGAACCATTGTGCTAGAATGTTTCCTTCCCCTttggttttgtcttattttcctgcccttatatttgttttttgaaaccaATATGCCAATATTAATTTATGATCAGTAACTGTGACAAAGACCAGGACACCTGGGTCATGTAATCAGCATGTTCTCTACCTATGGCCAAACTCTGACAGAagccaaatcctttttttttttaatgtttatttatttgggagaggcAGTATGAGTGGGaaacaggcagaaagagagggagagagagaatcccaagcaggttctacactcagcactcagtgcggagcctgatgccgAGCTCGATTCTACAACAgccagttcatgacctgagcccaaatcaagggtcagacgtttaaccaactaagccacccaggtgccccaatagaagCCGAATCCTAATCAGAACGATACTTAGAATTAGGATATTGAATTTAACTACCATGAGAAATTGCAGAGTTCAGCAACCCTTGAAATTGGTTTtctgactgatttttaaaaactgtattctaTTCCAATAAGTGGACTCAAATCTCTTTCTGGAACAAGGTGAGTAAAATTATTAtacaaggaataaaataataacaacaataataacaacagtagCAGCTTCCACTAACTGACTCTTACTGTATGTCCAGGCATTATAAGTGATGCCGTCTATCATGAGACACCTGAGGACCTTATTAGGTAGTAATAATAGCTAAAACATGTAGCATTTATGATGTTCAAGTGCTGTTCTGAAGGGCTTTACCTATCTCttcatttaattatcacaacTTTATGAGGTAGGGATTATGTTCAGTCctgctttacagatggggaaacggagAACCCTAGGGGTTAGGGaattgttcaaagtcacacagctcataGTTATTGAGCAAGGATTTGAAGCCATTTAACATTTAGCATTTTAACATTTTGCTATATGcatctctaaatttttttttttttttcaacgttttttatttatttttgggacagagagagacatagcatgaacgggggaggggcagagagagagggagacacagaaccggaaacaggctccaggctccgagccatcagcccagagcctgacgcggggctcgaactcacggaccgcgagatcgtgacctggctgaagtcggacgcttaaccgactgcgccacccaggcgcccctttttttttaattttttttttttttcaacgttttttatttatttttgggactaTATGCATCTCTAGAAACATGATCCAcatgtatatttttgttgttgtattacaattaattttttttgttttaattccagtgtagttaacacagtgttatattagtttcaggtatacaatatagcaATTCAGCAATTCCACATATTACTCAATGCTCGTCAAGATGAGTGtactcttaggggcgcctgggtggctcagtcggttgggcatctgactttggctcaggtcatgatctcgcagttcgtgagtttgagccccacgtccggctctgtgctgacagctcagagcctggagtctgcttcagattctgtgtctccccctctctctgcccctaagccaatcacactctgtctctgtctctctcaaaaataaataaacattaaaaaaaaaaaaaagataagtgtattcttaatcctcttcacctgtttcactcaccgcccccccccccccccccccccccccccccggtaaccatcagtttgttctctatagttaagagtctggttttaggtttgtctcccccacccccctttctttatttgttttgtttcttagattccacatgagtgaaattatatggtatctgtctttctcttcttgggttatttcacttagcattatgctctctagatcgatctatccatgttgttgccaatgacaagatttcatttttatggctgaataatattccactgtatataccacattttttttatccattcatctatcaatagacacttaggctacttccataatttggccattgtaaataatgctgcaataaacataggtgcATTTATCCCTTGAAATTagtgattttgtattctttgggtaaatacccactagtgcaATAACTGGATCATAAGGATGATCcacacatattaactcattttcaCCCTCCCAAACCCTATGAGAAAGATGGTAACAGCAtcttgattttacagatgagaaaatggaggctcaagGAAAAGTGGCTGTACTGAGTCACTATGGCAGGACCAGAACTTGAACTGGAACTGTCTGACTACAGTGCCCTGTGCTTCACTACAGGGATGCGTGGAAGAGGGGACAGACTCCCTGGGGTCTTGCCTAGGCCCAGCAGCCTCACCTGCTTGTAGATGAGCTCGAAGGCTCCCGTGTCGCAGTTGCGGTCTAGCCGCCGGTCAATAACCACGCGCAGGGTGTCAGCTTGCACACCTGCACAGAGCCGGGCGGTGACAGCCGTGGAGGGGGCCATGGTGGGGCTGGCATTGATCTCAATGAGCCAGGGCTGGAAGTCCTCACCAAACACAAAGTCAGCACCGTAAAGCTCGAAGCTGGCCTTCCGGCACTGCACAGTGTCCTGGGAGGTCTGTAGGGCATGGATCACAGCAGCCTTCATGCCAGGCACGATGATGGTAGACCAAGCGTTTGGGGCCCCCATCTCCTGCAGGTGGGCCTGGAACTTCTGGCTTGACCACATGTTGTCTGAGGGCAGCAGCGGGTGTCGATGGCATGAATTCTCCAGGTGCTTCTGGATGGAGTTGTTGCACAGGTGCACTGAGCTGGGGCAGAAAGCAGAAAGCTGAGGTCTGGCTCCCTGTGCCTCTCCCACCCAAATGCAGGGAGGGCAGGCAAACCCTGGAACCAGCCCTGGGCCACCCTGGACTGTTCACCTTGAGATAGGGCTCAGCTAGGGTAGACAAGAAGGACAAAGATCTGGGTGCCACCACAATCTTCTAGGGCCAGAACCAGTCTTATCCCTTTGAGGGCACTACCTATGGGGCCACAGTATTATGTACATTAGTCTCAGTTAACCCTTCCAGCTCCTGGAAGGTAAGGTGGGTTAGAAGTATGGGCCCTGTAGTCAAACTGCTCAAGTCCCACCTTCACCACCGACCAGTTGTGAGATCTTTTCACCCAAATGCTCCTTcacatctgtcaaatggggtAGTAATAGTACCCACTTCACTGGGTTTTCATGAATGACAGAGATAATATACATGAAACACTTAGCACCTGTCACATACGCAGCATTCAGTAACCGACAGCTATGAGTTTCATAATACTGCCTCCATTCTTCAGATGTGAAAAAAGAAGCATAAAGAGGTTTCACttgaccaaagtcacacagcctaGAAGCTGCAGAGATGGAATCTGAACCCAGGGCTCAACAAGACTTTCTCTCAGCCCCCAAGTTAATACTGCGACTTGACTCTCTGCTCTTGCATTTCTCCTGCACCCCCTGACCCTGCTCTACagtctttttttaataacatgtatCATTTTATTACCTATTAGATAATTCTACTTATTACATTCATTGCTTATCTATGAGTAACAGCATTAAAATGATGCCTTATAAGCATAAGATACTTAACATTACTTGTTCTAAAAACGATAAAATTAAGACAACCATTTTCTACTTAGAGTGGCAAAAATAATCAATAGCATTGGGTAGGACATGGGCAGACACATTTCATACATATCCAGCTTATGTGCGGGAATGTGAACTCTTCAGAGCTGGGctcttgttttgttcactgctgtatctcaaATGCTAAAACACTCTTGGTAGGTATCTGTTGGATGGATAGGGGACCTGCCTGTGTGCAGTCTGTGTGTGGAGCCCAGCGTTGCACTGGGGAACCACCTGTTGCTTGTCAGCTCCCCAGCTAGACAGGGAGCTCACAGGAAACAAGGGATGGGGCTCACTTGTCCAGGTTCTTCAAGGAGAAGGGCTGTGTGGAGAAGCGGATGTAGCTGTCACGGTAGAACCACACGGTAAGTGGGTTCCAGTCAGTCACCAGGAACCACTGTCTCAGGTCAAACTTGGTGCCAAAGATGAGCAGGGGACGCTCAATATACTTCTGTACCACCCACTTGCCGTCCTTCATCATCATGGGGTTGCCGTCTACCAGCTTCAGCATCTCCTCCAAGTGGTCCATACACATGATGCCTACGGGGGAAACAGGGTGGTCAGGGATCAGGTCAGGCTTGGGCTGTAAGGGCCAGGGGACCATGGAACTGATAGGGCCAAGTACGTAAGAGTGCTTCTCCAGAACCCTGTTCTCTTTGGCAAAGCTGAGCATCtgctaaagattaaaaaaattggggaggcggggggaacacctgggtggctcagtcagttaagtgtccagcttcaactcagttcatgatctcacaatccgtgagttcaagccccacatggggctctgtactgacagctcagagcctagagcctgcttcaaagtctgtgtctccctttctctctgcccctccctgactcacgctctgtctctctgtctctctctctcttccaaaaaaataaacattaaaaaatattttttaattaaaaaattgttttaattaatcaCTTCTGTTTAATTGAAAAGTAATATATGCACGCATAAAAATTCAAACCATATTGGgctttttaaaataccatatgCATATATGACTTTGATTAGATTTTCCCAATAATTAacagaatataaaacataaaagcagGCAGTACAAAGGGTATGcaattaaaaatacttctttccCATAGGCAGCCAATTGTTGCTTCCAGGTTCAATGGATATCCTTCCAAGTTATGGAAGATTTTACGTGCCTCAGTTTGATAAGATTCTATACATCTAACTAAACATGTTAAGGATTCAGAATAGTTCTTGGCCCATGGtgagcattcagtaaatgttatctCCTATCACTATTATTAGTTACCTGTAGAATAAATTTCTAGCTGTAGATATGCTGGCTCCAAgggtatgtacattttttcattttatattaccaAAGATGTTCTACCAGTCTGCACTCCCAGCAAAGTATATGAGATTATGTATCTTCCCACATCCTACCCAACACTATTGATTATTTTGGCCATTCTCTTAGGTAGAAAATAATTGCCTTATcttaattttatctcttttatgcAAGTGACATTAAGTATCTTATACTTAAAAGGCATCATTTTAATGCTGATACATATCAGAATCACATTGCAAACATACATACTCACAAGTCAATCTCATTCCTTCATTGTTTGGCACCCAAAGCAGACTGATCACCTGCCAATGGCACAGAATAACTTGTGTCTAGTTCCCAAACCAGATCCTTTCTCAAATGGCCAGAATGATCACCAAGATTCCCAAGAATACAACGCCTTGTATAACCAAAAATTAAGGCTATTCATGTCCattgacccagcaatttcatttttaagaatttatcctaAGCCCAAAAGATATTTGCACAGGATGTTTATCATAGTGTTGCTTGTAACAGCAGTCAATCaacaataaataggaaaaaaactgGCAGCCATCTAAATATCCATCAGGAATGGATTAGGTAAATCCATGACAGTGCATCTAAACTAGAGTGAAGTATGCAACTGTGAGACAGAATGAGATAAGAGAGTACATACTGTACTTTTATGTAACATCTAAAACTAGGCAACACTAATCTATAGTATTATAAATCAGAATAGGGGTTACCATTTTGTAGACATAGAGACTAAGAGGGGTCCAGGAGGGACCCTCTAGGGTACaggtattttatttcataatctgGGTACTTTCCACaagtgtgttcactttgtgacAATTTGTCGAGTTGTATGCTCACACCTTTTCGTTGGAATATCACATGTGCATTTCAGTTAAGCTTTTCTAAAAAATGGAGATACAACTTTGAAATTTGGTGCTAGGTACATGGGGATTCACTGTGTTATTCTCTCTAGTTTTGTGTATCTTGAATGTGTACATAACAGTAagctaaaaacaagaaaaaaagaaaaagcagatctAGATGTACTAAAATGAAGTCCAAaacttattaagaaaaagaaagatgcaaaaaaGAGATGAGTTATACTAACTGACATGGAAAGatataataaatgagaaaagaaggcTACAGAATAATATGGTGTTTAaaacaggggagcctggatggcccagtcagttgaccatccaactttagctcaggtcatgatctcctggttcatgagttcaagccccacatcgggctttgtgccgacagctcagagcctggagcctgcttcagaatctgtgactccctctctctctgcccctctcctgcccatgctctgtctctgtctctcaagaaataaataaatgttaaaaaaaattattttaataaaacaacacacacgcgtgcacacacacacacaccctccctcactctctccctccccaaatgCAGGGAAGGAAGTATAGAAAGAAACACACCAAAAGGTTAACAGTAGTTATCTcagtgaaatcaagagtggcttttgctttcttttttctatatttctgtattgtctaatctttttttaataataaatacatatttttataattagaaaaaaacaacacaagtaTTTTCaaggtaggaaaagaaaagaccaagATGCTGGTTTTGAAGTGACATGTGGATGTCACTCAGTGTCTGGACCTTTAACAGCTTCACCTGGACATGAACAAACTCAGTATCTGGAGGGTCTGGTGCAAAAAGTCTGTTTTCCACATCTCATGAGTCCTTAACCAGTTTTTTAAGGCTGGGCTAATGCACCACCCCAACTTGTTGGCTCCCCTATTATAATTCCATTCATGTTGGGCTGAGCAGCCAGGATAAAAAATAATAGCACATATACAGCAGTTACTATGTAAAAGCACATATTATACTCACTTATCCTCTGGAGTAGGTAATATTGGCTCCATTTACCGAATGATGAAATGAAGTAGAACAGAGGTTGACTCTCCTGCCCCAAGTCTTACAGACAGTAGGAGGCAGAGCTGATGTAGTCTGGCTCTCAGCATCCATACTTTAACCACTGTGCTATACTTCACAAGGATGCA
This DNA window, taken from Neofelis nebulosa isolate mNeoNeb1 chromosome 4, mNeoNeb1.pri, whole genome shotgun sequence, encodes the following:
- the TTLL3 gene encoding tubulin monoglycylase TTLL3 isoform X9, giving the protein MGRLRNARIHVERAVKKKIFMIQGRYPVIRCLLRRRGWVEKKMVHHSGTTLPPPQKDLDSSVMGDSDTTEGEDEDEDKAFRPPQLFDFDDLLEFDDLDGTHALMSRMVRNEIPYFIWTTRRDVLDCQILSKDQMINHYARAGSFTTKVGLCLNLRNLPWFDEADADSFFPRCYRLGAEDDKKAFIEDFWLTAARNVLKLVVKSEWKSFSIQAEEEEAPGDKQPKKQEKKPATVSPEFVDEALCACEEHLSNLAHMDIDKGLEAPLYLSPEGWSLFLQRYYQVVHEGAELRHLDTQIQRCEDILQQLRAVVPQIDMEGDRNVWIVKPGAKSRGRGIMCMDHLEEMLKLVDGNPMMMKDGKWVVQKYIERPLLIFGTKFDLRQWFLVTDWNPLTVWFYRDSYIRFSTQPFSLKNLDNSVHLCNNSIQKHLENSCHRHPLLPSDNMWSSQKFQAHLQEMGAPNAWSTIIVPGMKAAVIHALQTSQDTVQCRKASFELYGADFVFGEDFQPWLIEINASPTMAPSTAVTARLCAGVQADTLRVVIDRRLDRNCDTGAFELIYKQPAVEVPQYVGVRLLVEGSTIKKPLAMCHRRMGVRPALPHLLTQRASGEGKDLGTVTHRSAPRKVAGARSLGHTEKPDSTATTSAPGKGKKGKAKCASALVYPNLRKWEPPSTRMGCIFTMTFASGDRQPHPLNRLPLSLKNPQALAPYHFPSLHTKAGLPSHVLRSQGRVLRLQRSKLVGSKALSTTGKALMTLPTAKVLISFPPNPELKLASSVLKPRKHLHGPCPGSSLWPLPFEVGNLPSTHRKIKAKGKFKARLCDRPKAETCLMKTAFQDPCP
- the TTLL3 gene encoding tubulin monoglycylase TTLL3 isoform X2, with translation MQGPGASLLLSVGELGAAPRGSAAWFCREGGPVCSWRRKPQPTESRTRTSAPWLCAHHTEFQPPEKLPGPGPASARPEGARAGRKRGAGSPAAARGLSRAFELPAYGIHAQSTADLCRFRSPHTSALDDAQSQEDEARCGLPILVGGGGEDETIWGSLVLWRGFSKASHHMGRLRNARIHVERAVKKKIFMIQGRYPVIRCLLRRRGWVEKKMVHHSGTTLPPPQKDLDSSVMGDSDTTEGEDEDEDKAFRPPQLFDFDDLLEFDDLDGTHALMSRMVRNEIPYFIWTTRRDVLDCQILSKDQMINHYARAGSFTTKVGLCLNLRNLPWFDEADADSFFPRCYRLGAEDDKKAFIEDFWLTAARNVLKLVVKSEWKSFSIQAEEEEAPGDKQPKKQEKKPATVSPEFVDEALCACEEHLSNLAHMDIDKGLEAPLYLSPEGWSLFLQRYYQVVHEGAELRHLDTQIQRCEDILQQLRAVVPQIDMEGDRNVWIVKPGAKSRGRGIMCMDHLEEMLKLVDGNPMMMKDGKWVVQKYIERPLLIFGTKFDLRQWFLVTDWNPLTVWFYRDSYIRFSTQPFSLKNLDNSVHLCNNSIQKHLENSCHRHPLLPSDNMWSSQKFQAHLQEMGAPNAWSTIIVPGMKAAVIHALQTSQDTVQCRKASFELYGADFVFGEDFQPWLIEINASPTMAPSTAVTARLCAGVQADTLRVVIDRRLDRNCDTGAFELIYKQPAVEVPQYVGVRLLVEGSTIKKPLAMCHRRMGVRPALPHLLTQRASGEGKDLGTVTHRSAPRKVAGARSLGHTEKPDSTATTSAPGKGKKGKAKCASALVYPNLRKWEPPSTRMGCIFTMTFASGDRQPHPLNRLPLSLKNPQALAPYHFPSLHTKAGLPSHVLRSQGRVLRLQRSKLVGSKALSTTGKALMTLPTAKVLISFPPNPELKLASSVLKPRKHLHGPCPGSSLWPLPFEVGNLPSTHRKIKAKGKFKARLCDRPKAETCLMKTAFQDPCP
- the TTLL3 gene encoding tubulin monoglycylase TTLL3 isoform X3, whose product is MQGPGASLLLSVGELGAAPRGSAAWFCREGGPVCSWRRKPQPTESRTRTSAPWLCAHHTEFQPPEKLPGPGPASARPEGARAGRKRGAGSPAAARGLSRAFELPAYGIHAQSTADLCRFRSPHTSALDDAQSQEDEARCGLPILVGGGGEDETIWGSLVLWRGFSKASHHMGRLRNARIHVERAVKQKKIFMIQGRYPVIRCLLRRRGWVEKKMVHHSGTTLPPPQKDLDSSVMEDEDEDKAFRPPQLFDFDDLLEFDDLDGTHALMSRMVRNEIPYFIWTTRRDVLDCQILSKDQMINHYARAGSFTTKVGLCLNLRNLPWFDEADADSFFPRCYRLGAEDDKKAFIEDFWLTAARNVLKLVVKSEWKSFSIQAEEEEAPGDKQPKKQEKKPATVSPEFVDEALCACEEHLSNLAHMDIDKGLEAPLYLSPEGWSLFLQRYYQVVHEGAELRHLDTQIQRCEDILQQLRAVVPQIDMEGDRNVWIVKPGAKSRGRGIMCMDHLEEMLKLVDGNPMMMKDGKWVVQKYIERPLLIFGTKFDLRQWFLVTDWNPLTVWFYRDSYIRFSTQPFSLKNLDNSVHLCNNSIQKHLENSCHRHPLLPSDNMWSSQKFQAHLQEMGAPNAWSTIIVPGMKAAVIHALQTSQDTVQCRKASFELYGADFVFGEDFQPWLIEINASPTMAPSTAVTARLCAGVQADTLRVVIDRRLDRNCDTGAFELIYKQPAVEVPQYVGVRLLVEGSTIKKPLAMCHRRMGVRPALPHLLTQRASGEGKDLGTVTHRSAPRKVAGARSLGHTEKPDSTATTSAPGKGKKGKAKCASALVYPNLRKWEPPSTRMGCIFTMTFASGDRQPHPLNRLPLSLKNPQALAPYHFPSLHTKAGLPSHVLRSQGRVLRLQRSKLVGSKALSTTGKALMTLPTAKVLISFPPNPELKLASSVLKPRKHLHGPCPGSSLWPLPFEVGNLPSTHRKIKAKGKFKARLCDRPKAETCLMKTAFQDPCP
- the TTLL3 gene encoding tubulin monoglycylase TTLL3 isoform X1, whose amino-acid sequence is MQGPGASLLLSVGELGAAPRGSAAWFCREGGPVCSWRRKPQPTESRTRTSAPWLCAHHTEFQPPEKLPGPGPASARPEGARAGRKRGAGSPAAARGLSRAFELPAYGIHAQSTADLCRFRSPHTSALDDAQSQEDEARCGLPILVGGGGEDETIWGSLVLWRGFSKASHHMGRLRNARIHVERAVKQKKIFMIQGRYPVIRCLLRRRGWVEKKMVHHSGTTLPPPQKDLDSSVMGDSDTTEGEDEDEDKAFRPPQLFDFDDLLEFDDLDGTHALMSRMVRNEIPYFIWTTRRDVLDCQILSKDQMINHYARAGSFTTKVGLCLNLRNLPWFDEADADSFFPRCYRLGAEDDKKAFIEDFWLTAARNVLKLVVKSEWKSFSIQAEEEEAPGDKQPKKQEKKPATVSPEFVDEALCACEEHLSNLAHMDIDKGLEAPLYLSPEGWSLFLQRYYQVVHEGAELRHLDTQIQRCEDILQQLRAVVPQIDMEGDRNVWIVKPGAKSRGRGIMCMDHLEEMLKLVDGNPMMMKDGKWVVQKYIERPLLIFGTKFDLRQWFLVTDWNPLTVWFYRDSYIRFSTQPFSLKNLDNSVHLCNNSIQKHLENSCHRHPLLPSDNMWSSQKFQAHLQEMGAPNAWSTIIVPGMKAAVIHALQTSQDTVQCRKASFELYGADFVFGEDFQPWLIEINASPTMAPSTAVTARLCAGVQADTLRVVIDRRLDRNCDTGAFELIYKQPAVEVPQYVGVRLLVEGSTIKKPLAMCHRRMGVRPALPHLLTQRASGEGKDLGTVTHRSAPRKVAGARSLGHTEKPDSTATTSAPGKGKKGKAKCASALVYPNLRKWEPPSTRMGCIFTMTFASGDRQPHPLNRLPLSLKNPQALAPYHFPSLHTKAGLPSHVLRSQGRVLRLQRSKLVGSKALSTTGKALMTLPTAKVLISFPPNPELKLASSVLKPRKHLHGPCPGSSLWPLPFEVGNLPSTHRKIKAKGKFKARLCDRPKAETCLMKTAFQDPCP